A single region of the Pseudomonas sp. B21-023 genome encodes:
- the nirB gene encoding nitrite reductase large subunit NirB, whose protein sequence is MQATANEAQRARLVIVGNGMVGHHCVEQLIERGASARFELHVFAEERQRAYDRVHLSEYFTGSCAETLALCDRDYYASNGVHLHLGEAVLDIDRERQEVITAEGHLGYDQLILATGSYPFVPPIEGSSGNARLVYRTLEDLDAIRAAAGSARRGVVVGGGLLGLEAANALKSLGLQAHVVEFAPRLMPVQLDSEGGAALKARIEALGVGVHLARATQSISTGEHYRYRMNFEGGEHLETDLIVFSAGIRPQDALGRTCGLTIAPRGGVVIDGQCRSSDPRIFAIGECASWNGSAFGLVAPGYAMARNLAALLMGESASEFSGADMSTKLKLLGVDVGSIGDAQGVTPGARSYRFIDEATASYRRLVVDASGKRVLGAVLVGDNSYYDTLLQYAQNGIKLPADPAALILPQGCGAPALGADALPDSATICSCHNVSKGAVCAAIDSGCGDLAAVKACTKAASGCGGCAALLKHVFEHELSARGVTVDKSLCEHFAYTRQELYGLVRVEGIRTFNELLERHGKGQVGCAICKPAVGNILASCWNQPIMDPALVPLQDTNDTFMANMQKNGTYSVVPRIPGGEITPEKLIVIGQVAKKYDLYTKITGGQRIDLFGAQLHELPLIWGELIAAGFETGHAYGKSTRTVKSCVGSTWCRYGVQDSVAMALRLEDRYKGLRAPHKLKFAVSGCTRECAEAQSKDIGVIATDKGWNLYVCGNGGMRPRHAELFATDLDDETLVRLIDRVLMFYIRTADKLQRTSVWREGLEGGLDYLKQVVIDDSLGLARELETQMQQVVDRYECEWANALGDPEKLKRFRTFVNDQRADPDVHFVRERGQRRPAAPLQLIPTHEEAM, encoded by the coding sequence ATGCAGGCAACAGCGAACGAAGCACAACGAGCGCGACTGGTCATCGTCGGCAACGGCATGGTCGGCCATCACTGCGTCGAGCAGCTGATCGAACGCGGCGCCAGCGCGCGCTTCGAGCTGCACGTGTTCGCCGAGGAGCGCCAGCGCGCCTACGACCGGGTGCACCTCTCGGAATACTTCACCGGCAGTTGCGCCGAAACCCTGGCCCTGTGCGACCGCGACTACTATGCGAGCAACGGCGTGCACCTGCACCTGGGCGAGGCGGTGCTGGACATCGATCGTGAACGCCAGGAAGTGATCACCGCCGAAGGCCACCTCGGCTATGACCAGTTGATCCTGGCCACCGGCTCCTATCCGTTCGTGCCGCCCATCGAAGGGTCCAGCGGCAATGCGCGCCTGGTCTATCGCACCCTCGAAGACCTCGATGCGATCCGCGCCGCCGCCGGCAGCGCCCGCCGCGGCGTGGTGGTCGGCGGCGGCCTGCTCGGCCTCGAAGCCGCCAACGCCCTCAAGTCGCTAGGCCTGCAAGCGCATGTGGTGGAGTTCGCGCCGCGGCTGATGCCAGTCCAGTTGGATAGCGAGGGCGGCGCGGCGCTCAAGGCGCGCATCGAGGCGCTGGGCGTAGGCGTGCACCTGGCCCGCGCCACCCAGTCGATCAGCACAGGCGAACACTACCGCTACCGCATGAATTTCGAAGGCGGCGAACACCTGGAAACCGACCTGATCGTGTTCTCCGCCGGCATCCGCCCGCAGGATGCCCTGGGCCGAACCTGCGGCCTTACAATCGCCCCCCGCGGCGGCGTGGTGATCGACGGTCAGTGCCGCTCCAGCGACCCGCGCATCTTCGCCATCGGCGAATGCGCTTCGTGGAACGGCAGCGCGTTCGGCCTGGTCGCCCCGGGATACGCCATGGCACGTAACCTGGCAGCCCTGTTGATGGGCGAGTCGGCAAGCGAGTTCAGCGGCGCCGACATGTCGACCAAGCTCAAGCTGCTGGGTGTGGATGTTGGCTCCATCGGCGATGCCCAGGGCGTCACGCCGGGGGCGCGCAGCTATCGCTTCATCGACGAAGCCACGGCCTCCTACCGGCGCCTGGTGGTCGATGCCAGCGGCAAGCGTGTGCTTGGCGCGGTGCTGGTCGGCGACAACAGCTACTACGACACCCTGCTGCAATACGCCCAGAACGGCATCAAGCTACCGGCCGACCCGGCCGCGCTGATTCTGCCCCAGGGCTGCGGCGCGCCGGCGCTGGGCGCCGATGCCTTGCCCGACAGCGCGACCATCTGCTCGTGCCACAACGTCAGCAAGGGCGCGGTGTGCGCCGCCATCGACAGTGGCTGCGGCGACCTCGCCGCCGTCAAGGCATGCACCAAGGCCGCCAGCGGTTGCGGCGGTTGCGCGGCGCTGCTCAAGCACGTGTTCGAGCACGAACTGAGCGCCCGCGGCGTGACCGTCGACAAGAGCCTGTGCGAACACTTCGCCTACACCCGCCAGGAGCTCTACGGGCTGGTGCGGGTTGAAGGCATCCGCACCTTCAACGAGCTGCTCGAACGCCATGGCAAAGGCCAGGTGGGTTGCGCCATCTGCAAGCCGGCGGTGGGCAACATCCTCGCCTCGTGCTGGAACCAGCCGATCATGGACCCGGCGCTGGTACCGCTGCAGGACACCAACGACACCTTCATGGCCAACATGCAGAAGAACGGCACCTACTCGGTGGTGCCGCGCATCCCCGGCGGCGAGATCACCCCGGAAAAACTGATCGTGATCGGCCAGGTGGCAAAGAAGTACGACCTCTATACCAAGATCACCGGCGGCCAGCGCATCGACCTGTTCGGTGCCCAGTTGCACGAACTGCCGCTGATCTGGGGCGAGCTGATCGCCGCCGGCTTCGAGACCGGGCACGCCTACGGCAAGTCGACGCGCACGGTGAAATCCTGCGTCGGCAGCACCTGGTGCCGCTATGGCGTGCAGGACAGCGTGGCCATGGCGCTGCGCCTGGAGGACCGCTACAAGGGCCTGCGCGCGCCGCACAAGCTCAAGTTCGCGGTGTCTGGCTGCACCCGCGAATGCGCCGAGGCGCAAAGCAAGGACATTGGCGTGATCGCCACCGACAAGGGCTGGAACCTCTACGTGTGCGGCAATGGCGGCATGCGCCCACGCCACGCCGAACTGTTCGCCACCGACCTGGACGACGAGACCTTGGTGCGCCTGATCGACCGCGTGCTGATGTTCTACATCCGCACCGCCGACAAACTGCAGCGCACCTCGGTGTGGCGCGAGGGCCTCGAGGGCGGGCTCGACTACCTCAAACAGGTGGTAATCGACGACAGCCTGGGCCTGGCCCGCGAACTCGAGACGCAGATGCAGCAGGTGGTCGACCGTTACGAATGCGAATGGGCCAACGCCTTGGGCGATCCGGAAAAGCTCAAGCGCTTCCGCACCTTCGTCAATGACCAACGCGCCGATCCCGATGTGCACTTCGTGCGCGAGCGTGGCCAACGCCGGCCGGCGGCGCCCCTGCAGTTGATTCCCACCCATGAGGAGGCAATGTGA
- the nirD gene encoding nitrite reductase small subunit NirD, with protein MNLSNTAVASETRWQAVCQASDLVADSGVVVWHEGEQVALFYVPGQGRELYAVGNRDPRSGANTIGRGLLASLGATVVVVAPLYKQHFCLQDGACLEDPKQHLPVWPVRIRGATVELGLRLI; from the coding sequence ATGAACCTGTCCAACACGGCTGTAGCAAGTGAAACCCGCTGGCAGGCGGTGTGCCAGGCCAGCGACCTGGTCGCCGACTCCGGGGTGGTGGTGTGGCACGAGGGCGAGCAGGTGGCGTTGTTCTACGTGCCGGGACAAGGGCGGGAGCTGTATGCCGTCGGCAACCGCGATCCACGCTCAGGCGCGAACACCATCGGCCGTGGACTGCTGGCCAGCCTGGGAGCAACGGTGGTGGTGGTGGCACCGCTCTACAAGCAGCATTTCTGCCTGCAGGACGGTGCGTGCCTGGAGGATCCGAAACAGCACTTGCCAGTGTGGCCGGTGCGTATCCGTGGGGCGACGGTCGAATTGGGGCTGAGGCTCATATGA